A genomic window from Agrobacterium tumefaciens includes:
- a CDS encoding ABC transporter ATP-binding protein, with protein sequence MSGNALCRIDDLNVRYAAGDAPALQDISLTIRQGQRLAIIGESGSGKSTLARAIAGLLPVNARVSGDISWSRDSGIFTDRPMPGRDIGTIFQDTGATLNPVLTIGEQVAEGAVRHLGLSWRQARDLARDLLERVRLPHPSHLLTAYPHQLSGGQRQRVAIAAAIAAHPAILIADEATSALDTVSQAAIAALLDGLVREEERTLIFITHDIGLASSLADEIAVLRAGRLVEHGATRRVLSSPAHDYTRALLSDYLDLSTPPLINEAVS encoded by the coding sequence ATGAGCGGCAATGCACTCTGCCGGATCGACGATCTCAACGTCCGTTATGCGGCGGGCGATGCACCGGCGCTGCAGGATATTTCGCTGACGATCCGGCAGGGTCAGAGGCTGGCGATCATCGGCGAAAGCGGTTCGGGCAAATCGACGCTCGCCAGGGCCATTGCCGGGCTTCTGCCTGTGAACGCACGGGTTTCCGGCGATATTTCCTGGAGCCGCGACAGCGGTATTTTCACCGACAGGCCCATGCCGGGACGTGATATCGGCACTATTTTTCAGGATACCGGCGCAACGCTGAACCCGGTTCTCACCATCGGCGAACAGGTGGCCGAAGGCGCGGTGCGACATCTCGGCCTTTCATGGCGTCAAGCACGGGATCTTGCCCGCGACCTTCTGGAGCGGGTGCGGCTACCGCATCCCTCCCATCTTCTGACCGCCTATCCGCATCAGCTTTCCGGCGGGCAGAGACAGCGCGTGGCAATTGCCGCCGCCATTGCCGCGCATCCCGCAATCCTGATCGCCGATGAAGCGACGAGCGCACTCGACACGGTAAGCCAGGCGGCCATTGCCGCGCTGCTGGACGGTCTGGTCCGCGAGGAAGAAAGAACGCTGATCTTCATCACCCATGATATCGGCCTCGCCTCCAGCCTTGCCGACGAGATCGCGGTTCTGCGCGCGGGACGGCTGGTGGAACATGGCGCGACCCGGCGGGTGCTGTCTTCGCCTGCGCATGACTATACGCGCGCACTGCTCTCCGATTATCTCGATCTCTCAACACCGCCTCTCATCAATGAGGCCGTGTCATGA
- a CDS encoding ABC transporter permease — protein sequence MAAVTRRLKRLAPQLIALFVILAAITIVSPGFLHVSFQNGRLYGSLVDILVRAAPVALLTIGMTLVIATKGIDLSIGAVIAICGAVAATLISNGHSIPSVIVISLAVGIACGLWNGVLVALLDIQPIIATLILMVAGRGIAQLITEGVILTFNNDSFSAIGSGSFAGIPLPVIIWVAAALLIGLLVRKSALGFLIEATGINRRAAALAGVRARFLLFFVYAVSGLCAAIAGMIVTADIRGADANNAGLWLELDAILAVVIGGTSLNGGRFSITASLIGALIIQTINTGILVSGFPPEFNLIIKAGIIMVVLTLQSPAIMTVLGFVKTPKPHAKPAATNGMTKEGTAR from the coding sequence ATGGCAGCAGTGACACGACGCCTGAAAAGGCTTGCTCCGCAGCTTATCGCGCTGTTCGTCATTCTGGCAGCGATTACAATCGTTTCGCCGGGTTTCCTGCATGTCTCGTTCCAGAACGGCAGGCTCTATGGCAGTCTGGTGGATATTCTCGTGCGCGCCGCACCGGTTGCGCTTTTGACCATCGGCATGACGCTGGTCATCGCCACCAAGGGCATCGATCTGTCCATCGGCGCCGTCATCGCCATCTGCGGCGCGGTCGCAGCCACGCTCATCAGCAATGGCCATTCCATTCCCTCGGTCATCGTCATCTCGCTTGCGGTGGGCATTGCCTGCGGCCTCTGGAACGGCGTGCTGGTCGCTCTGCTCGATATACAGCCGATCATCGCCACGCTGATCCTGATGGTGGCGGGACGCGGCATCGCCCAGCTCATCACCGAGGGTGTCATTCTCACCTTCAACAATGACAGCTTTTCCGCCATCGGCTCCGGCTCGTTCGCAGGCATTCCGCTGCCCGTCATCATCTGGGTGGCGGCCGCACTGCTGATCGGCCTTCTGGTACGCAAGAGCGCGCTCGGTTTCCTCATCGAGGCCACCGGCATCAATCGCCGCGCCGCAGCCTTGGCCGGCGTGCGGGCCCGCTTCCTGCTGTTTTTCGTTTATGCGGTTTCTGGCCTCTGCGCGGCCATCGCCGGCATGATCGTGACCGCCGATATTCGCGGCGCGGATGCCAACAATGCCGGGCTGTGGCTGGAGCTGGACGCCATATTGGCGGTGGTCATCGGCGGCACGTCGCTGAATGGCGGGCGCTTCTCCATCACCGCCTCGCTGATTGGCGCGCTCATCATCCAGACCATCAATACCGGCATTCTCGTCTCGGGCTTTCCGCCGGAATTCAACCTCATCATCAAGGCCGGCATCATCATGGTGGTGCTGACGCTGCAATCGCCGGCAATAATGACGGTGCTTGGCTTCGTGAAAACGCCGAAGCCACACGCCAAACCGGCGGCCACCAATGGCATGACCAAGGAAGGAACCGCGCGATGA
- a CDS encoding ABC transporter substrate-binding protein: protein MRKALAAFTVAVSACLASSVSAQSLTVGFSQIGSESGWRAAETTVTKQQAEKRGVTLKFADAQQKQENQIKAVRGFIAQGVDAILIAPVVATGWDAVLKEAKEEKIPVILLDRQIEAPDDLYLTAVTSDQVHEGKVAGDWLVKDVGSKDCKVVELQGTTGSSPAINRKKGFEEAIASHKNIKIARSQTGDFTRTKGKEVMESFIKAEGGGKDICAVYAHNDDMAVGAIQAIKEAGLKPGTDIKIVSIDAVPDIFKAMADGEANATVELTPDMAGPAFDALEAYLKDKKEPPKWIQTESKLYTASDDPMKVYEAKKGLGY, encoded by the coding sequence ATGAGAAAAGCTCTTGCGGCATTCACTGTCGCCGTATCCGCATGCCTTGCATCCAGTGTTTCCGCGCAATCGCTCACCGTCGGCTTCTCGCAGATCGGTTCGGAATCCGGCTGGCGTGCAGCCGAAACCACTGTCACCAAACAGCAGGCCGAAAAGCGCGGCGTCACGCTGAAATTCGCCGACGCTCAGCAGAAGCAGGAAAACCAGATCAAGGCCGTTCGCGGCTTCATCGCGCAGGGCGTCGATGCGATCCTGATCGCGCCTGTGGTCGCCACCGGCTGGGATGCGGTGCTGAAGGAAGCCAAGGAAGAGAAAATCCCCGTCATCCTGCTCGACCGCCAGATCGAAGCGCCGGATGATCTTTACCTGACCGCCGTAACCTCCGATCAGGTGCACGAAGGCAAGGTTGCCGGTGACTGGCTGGTCAAGGATGTCGGCTCCAAGGACTGCAAAGTCGTGGAATTGCAGGGCACGACCGGCTCTTCGCCCGCCATCAACCGTAAAAAGGGCTTCGAAGAGGCGATTGCCTCGCACAAGAACATCAAGATCGCGCGCTCGCAGACGGGTGACTTCACCCGCACCAAGGGCAAGGAAGTGATGGAAAGCTTCATCAAGGCTGAAGGCGGCGGCAAGGATATCTGTGCGGTCTACGCTCACAATGACGACATGGCCGTCGGCGCGATCCAGGCGATCAAGGAAGCCGGTCTGAAACCCGGAACCGACATCAAGATCGTGTCCATCGACGCCGTGCCAGACATCTTCAAGGCCATGGCGGATGGCGAGGCCAATGCGACGGTGGAACTGACACCCGACATGGCCGGCCCGGCCTTTGACGCGCTCGAAGCCTATCTGAAGGACAAGAAGGAACCGCCGAAGTGGATCCAGACGGAATCCAAGCTTTATACGGCATCCGATGATCCGATGAAGGTCTACGAGGCGAAGAAGGGCCTGGGTTACTGA
- a CDS encoding ABC transporter permease, with amino-acid sequence MRRAATLLRRRAVSAIPVLLIVLIFTFVLLENASGDAVDAYLVSIGGGDAGLRDALREQYGLNGSVLARFWLYASSVLRLDLGWSLAFDRPVLGLILERLPNTLLLMGSATALAFITGTALGIVAGARPGGLTDRVLSALSLALYATPGFWLGLVLAIVFAVQLRWLPTSGIETIASGKQGMARALDIARHLVLPVASLGLIYLALFLRVMRTAMAAVWPLDFVLFARAKGLSRRRIVLRHVARNAALPLITALGLQAATMLGGSVVIESVFAIPGFGRLAQEAVSGRDTPLLMGIILTSAVFVILVNLAVDILYAVLDPRIGSGEQQA; translated from the coding sequence GTGAGACGCGCGGCAACATTGCTGCGGCGAAGGGCGGTCAGCGCCATTCCGGTGCTGCTGATCGTTCTCATCTTCACCTTCGTCCTGCTTGAAAACGCATCCGGCGACGCGGTCGATGCCTATCTCGTCTCCATAGGCGGCGGCGATGCCGGGCTGCGGGATGCTCTGCGCGAACAATATGGGCTGAACGGTTCGGTGCTGGCCCGTTTCTGGCTCTATGCCAGTTCTGTGCTGCGGCTGGATCTCGGCTGGTCGCTCGCCTTCGACCGGCCGGTGCTGGGGCTGATCCTCGAGCGCCTGCCGAACACGCTGCTGCTGATGGGCAGCGCCACCGCGCTCGCTTTCATCACCGGCACAGCGCTCGGCATCGTGGCGGGCGCGCGTCCGGGCGGGTTGACCGACCGTGTGCTTTCCGCGCTGTCACTGGCGCTTTACGCCACGCCGGGCTTCTGGCTCGGCCTCGTGCTCGCCATCGTCTTTGCCGTGCAACTGAGGTGGCTGCCGACATCCGGCATCGAAACCATCGCGTCCGGAAAACAGGGCATGGCAAGGGCGCTCGATATTGCGCGCCATCTCGTCCTGCCGGTCGCCAGTCTCGGGCTGATCTATCTGGCGCTTTTCCTGCGTGTCATGCGCACGGCCATGGCGGCGGTCTGGCCACTGGATTTCGTGCTGTTCGCCAGAGCCAAGGGGCTTTCGAGACGCCGGATCGTGCTGCGCCATGTCGCCCGCAACGCTGCCCTTCCGCTCATCACCGCGCTCGGCCTGCAAGCCGCCACCATGCTGGGCGGCAGCGTGGTGATCGAGAGCGTGTTTGCCATTCCCGGTTTCGGCCGCCTTGCACAGGAAGCCGTCAGCGGCCGCGACACGCCGCTGTTGATGGGCATCATTCTGACGAGCGCCGTCTTCGTTATCCTTGTCAATCTCGCCGTCGATATTCTTTATGCCGTTCTCGATCCGCGCATCGGCAGCGGGGAGCAACAGGCATGA
- a CDS encoding ABC transporter ATP-binding protein — MNDALLSVEDLSKTYRTGGRTVAALSDISFSLQPGETLGLAGPSGCGKSTLARILMRLIPADEGTVSFENRDWLALDGSELRAARRQMQMVFQDTHGAFNPRASVEDAIGEPLRIHRIVDRRQRPAEIRRLLDRVGLPASHAGRSVFELSGGQRQRVAIARAIALKPSLLILDEAVSALDVSVRRQILELLVEIQRETAVACIFVSHDLSVIRAVCHRVAIMEAGRIVEIGRTANIVSAPQSSTARTLIEAAPRLTTTTQG; from the coding sequence ATGAATGACGCCCTGCTCAGCGTCGAAGACCTCTCGAAAACCTACCGGACCGGCGGACGCACGGTTGCGGCGCTCTCCGATATCTCCTTTTCGCTTCAGCCCGGCGAGACGCTGGGGCTTGCCGGCCCCTCCGGCTGCGGAAAATCGACGCTGGCACGCATCCTGATGCGGTTGATCCCCGCCGACGAAGGCACCGTCAGCTTTGAAAACCGCGACTGGCTGGCGCTCGATGGCAGCGAATTGCGCGCCGCCCGGCGACAGATGCAGATGGTGTTTCAGGATACGCATGGCGCGTTCAACCCGCGCGCCAGCGTCGAGGACGCCATAGGCGAGCCGCTGCGTATCCACCGCATCGTCGACAGACGGCAGCGACCGGCGGAAATCCGCCGCCTTCTTGACCGTGTCGGCCTGCCCGCCAGCCATGCCGGCCGATCCGTTTTCGAGCTTTCCGGCGGCCAGAGGCAGCGCGTGGCGATTGCACGGGCGATTGCGCTCAAGCCGTCGCTTCTCATTCTGGACGAAGCGGTTTCGGCACTGGATGTTTCGGTCCGCCGGCAAATCCTTGAACTGCTGGTGGAAATACAGCGCGAGACGGCCGTTGCCTGCATCTTCGTTTCACACGATCTTTCGGTCATCCGCGCCGTCTGCCATCGCGTCGCCATCATGGAGGCAGGACGGATCGTCGAGATAGGCAGGACCGCAAACATCGTTTCCGCACCGCAATCCTCGACTGCCCGAACCCTGATCGAGGCTGCGCCGCGGCTCACCACCACCACCCAAGGATAA
- a CDS encoding sugar ABC transporter ATP-binding protein, whose product MPETASLLEARVIGKSFLGITALDNVDFSLRRGEIHALLGENGAGKSTLIKILTGVYHRDSGSIFLQGAEISPANVGEAQALGIGTVYQEVNLLENLTVAENLFLGRQPRRFGLIDRSTMQKNSQALLAQYGLSIDVNALLSSYSVAIRQIIAIARAVDLSGKVLVLDEPTASLDAHEVEMLFGVLRNLRARGIGIVIITHFLNQVYDIADRVTVLRNGRLVGTRDIGSLPRSELISMMLGRELQHITHDHQATEDTVAEGEPPIRFEGYGKRGSIAPFDLGIRPGEIVGVAGLLGSGRTETAFLLFGIDRPDTGKAVIDGQTVAISSPEAAITAGFGFCPEERKTDGIIGDFSVTDNIALALQARQGWARPLSRRQKAELAESFIKSLDIRPADPERPIKFLSGGNQQKAILARWLATHPRLLILDEPTRGIDIGAHAEILKMIEKLCSEGMSLVVISSELEELTAVAHRVVVLSDRRHVSELKAGDVTADNIMRAIADAAKTEAA is encoded by the coding sequence ATGCCCGAAACCGCCTCTCTTCTGGAAGCACGCGTCATCGGCAAATCCTTTCTCGGGATCACGGCGCTGGACAATGTCGATTTCTCGCTCCGGCGCGGTGAAATCCACGCATTGCTCGGCGAAAACGGCGCGGGCAAATCGACGCTGATCAAGATCCTGACCGGCGTTTATCACCGCGACAGCGGTTCCATCTTTCTGCAAGGCGCAGAGATTTCGCCCGCCAATGTGGGTGAAGCGCAGGCGCTTGGCATCGGCACGGTCTATCAGGAAGTGAACCTTCTCGAAAACCTGACGGTGGCCGAAAACCTGTTTCTTGGCCGCCAGCCGCGCCGCTTCGGACTGATCGACCGCAGCACGATGCAGAAGAATTCGCAGGCCCTGCTTGCCCAATACGGGCTTTCCATTGACGTCAACGCGCTGCTTTCCAGCTATTCCGTCGCCATCCGGCAGATCATCGCCATTGCCCGCGCCGTCGATCTTTCCGGCAAGGTGCTGGTGCTGGACGAGCCGACAGCCAGCCTTGATGCCCATGAAGTCGAGATGCTGTTCGGCGTCTTGAGAAACCTGCGCGCGCGCGGCATCGGCATCGTCATCATCACCCACTTCCTCAATCAGGTCTATGACATAGCCGACCGAGTGACGGTCCTGCGCAACGGTCGCCTTGTCGGCACCCGCGATATCGGCAGCCTGCCCCGTTCCGAACTGATCTCGATGATGCTCGGTCGCGAGCTTCAGCACATTACCCATGACCATCAGGCCACCGAAGATACGGTTGCCGAGGGCGAGCCGCCGATCCGTTTCGAAGGTTATGGCAAACGCGGCAGCATCGCGCCCTTCGATCTCGGCATCCGGCCGGGAGAAATCGTCGGCGTCGCCGGGCTGCTCGGTTCTGGCCGGACGGAAACAGCCTTCCTGCTGTTCGGCATCGACCGGCCGGATACCGGAAAGGCTGTCATCGACGGCCAGACGGTGGCGATTTCTTCGCCGGAAGCCGCCATTACCGCCGGTTTCGGTTTCTGTCCGGAAGAGCGCAAGACGGATGGCATCATCGGCGACTTTTCCGTTACCGATAATATCGCCCTGGCGCTTCAGGCCCGGCAGGGCTGGGCACGGCCGCTCTCGCGCCGGCAGAAGGCTGAGCTTGCCGAAAGCTTCATCAAGTCGCTCGATATCCGCCCGGCCGACCCTGAGCGGCCGATCAAATTCCTGTCCGGCGGCAATCAGCAGAAGGCCATTCTGGCGCGCTGGCTCGCCACCCACCCCCGGCTGCTGATCCTCGACGAGCCGACACGCGGCATCGATATAGGCGCGCATGCGGAAATCCTGAAAATGATCGAAAAACTCTGCAGCGAAGGCATGTCGCTCGTCGTCATCTCCTCCGAACTGGAAGAGCTTACCGCCGTCGCCCATCGTGTCGTCGTACTTTCGGATCGTCGCCATGTCAGCGAGTTGAAGGCCGGCGACGTGACCGCCGACAACATCATGCGGGCGATTGCCGATGCGGCAAAAACGGAGGCGGCATGA
- a CDS encoding dihydroxy-acid dehydratase family protein → MTKSDNLPATQGKLRSRAWFDNPANADMTALYLERYMNFGLSQAELQSDRPIIGIAQTGSDLSPCNRHHLELANRLREGIREAGGIAIEFPVHPIQETGKRPTAGLDRNLAYLGLVEVLYGYPLDGVVLTIGCDKTTPACLMAAATVNIPAIALSVGPMLNGWFRGERTGSGTIVWKARELLAKGEIDYQGFVKLVASSAPSTGYCNTMGTATTMNSLAEALGMQLPGSAAIPAPYRDRQEVSYLTGLRIVEMVKEDLKPSDIMTKDAFINAIRVNSAIGGSTNAPIHLNGLARHVGVELTVDDWQTYGEDVPLLVNLQPAGEYLGEDYYHAGGVPAVVNQLMTQGLIMEDAMTVNGKTIGENCRGAIIEDEKVIRPYEQPLKERAGFRVLRGNLFSSAIMKTSVISEEFRNRYLSNPNDPEAFEGRAVVFDGPEDYHHRIDDPSLKIDANTILFMRGAGPIGYPGAAEVVNMRAPDYLLKEGVNSLPCIGDGRQSGTSGSPSILNASPEAAAGGGLAILQTGDRVRIDVGRGKADILISGEELAKRYEALSAEGGYKFPDHQTPWQEIQRGIVSQMETGAVLEPAVKYQRIAQTKGLPRDNH, encoded by the coding sequence ATGACCAAATCCGACAATCTGCCTGCAACCCAAGGCAAGCTTCGTTCGCGCGCGTGGTTCGACAACCCCGCCAATGCGGATATGACCGCGCTTTATCTCGAGCGTTACATGAACTTCGGTCTCAGCCAGGCCGAGCTTCAGTCCGATCGCCCGATCATCGGCATTGCGCAGACCGGCTCGGATCTTTCGCCCTGCAACCGCCACCATCTGGAGCTGGCGAACCGCCTGCGTGAAGGCATTCGTGAAGCCGGCGGCATCGCGATTGAATTTCCGGTCCATCCGATCCAGGAAACTGGCAAGCGCCCGACCGCCGGTCTCGACCGTAACCTTGCTTACCTCGGCCTCGTGGAAGTGCTTTATGGCTATCCGCTCGACGGCGTTGTTCTGACCATCGGCTGTGACAAGACCACGCCTGCCTGTCTTATGGCGGCGGCCACCGTCAACATTCCGGCCATTGCCCTTTCCGTTGGCCCCATGCTGAACGGCTGGTTCCGTGGCGAACGCACCGGTTCCGGCACCATCGTCTGGAAGGCGCGCGAACTGCTGGCGAAGGGCGAGATCGATTACCAGGGCTTCGTCAAGCTCGTCGCCTCGTCGGCTCCCTCCACCGGTTATTGCAACACCATGGGCACGGCAACGACCATGAACTCGCTTGCCGAAGCGCTCGGCATGCAGCTTCCGGGCTCCGCCGCCATTCCGGCGCCTTACCGCGACCGTCAGGAAGTCTCCTACCTCACCGGCCTGCGCATCGTCGAAATGGTCAAGGAAGATCTGAAGCCTTCCGATATCATGACCAAGGACGCCTTCATCAACGCCATCCGCGTCAATTCGGCCATCGGCGGCTCCACGAATGCGCCGATCCATCTGAACGGCCTTGCCCGCCATGTCGGCGTCGAGCTGACCGTGGATGACTGGCAGACCTATGGCGAAGACGTGCCGCTGCTCGTCAACCTGCAGCCGGCCGGTGAATATCTCGGCGAGGATTATTACCATGCCGGTGGCGTTCCCGCTGTCGTCAATCAGCTGATGACCCAGGGACTGATCATGGAAGACGCCATGACCGTTAACGGCAAGACCATCGGCGAAAACTGCCGTGGCGCCATCATCGAGGACGAGAAGGTCATCCGCCCCTATGAGCAGCCGCTCAAGGAGCGCGCCGGCTTCCGTGTTCTGCGCGGCAACCTGTTCTCCTCCGCCATCATGAAGACCAGCGTGATCTCGGAAGAGTTCCGCAACCGTTACCTCTCCAATCCGAACGACCCGGAAGCCTTCGAAGGCCGCGCCGTGGTGTTTGACGGTCCGGAGGACTACCATCACCGTATCGACGATCCGTCGCTGAAGATCGACGCCAACACCATCCTCTTCATGCGTGGCGCCGGTCCGATCGGTTATCCGGGTGCGGCGGAAGTGGTGAACATGCGCGCACCGGATTATCTCTTGAAGGAAGGCGTCAATTCGCTGCCCTGCATCGGTGACGGCCGCCAGTCCGGCACGTCGGGCAGCCCGTCCATCCTCAATGCATCTCCGGAAGCAGCAGCCGGCGGCGGTCTTGCCATCCTGCAGACGGGCGACCGCGTCCGCATCGATGTGGGTCGCGGCAAGGCGGATATTCTGATTTCCGGTGAGGAATTGGCCAAGCGTTATGAGGCGCTTTCCGCCGAGGGCGGTTACAAGTTCCCCGATCACCAGACACCATGGCAGGAAATCCAGCGCGGCATCGTCAGCCAGATGGAAACCGGCGCGGTTCTGGAACCGGCCGTGAAGTATCAGCGCATTGCCCAGACCAAGGGCCTGCCGCGCGACAACCACTGA
- a CDS encoding ABC transporter permease → MSFALRLLRSFEGLAGVVILALLAVTALAAPLLFPGDPLSIVGEPLVAPFTDAALPLGTDRLGRNVLAGLAHGAQASLLVGIGAAAAALLIGTVIGTIAGFAGGLVDEALMRLTDAFQIVPNFLLALAFVSTIGPSMPIVILAIALGAWADPARLMRAQVLSIRERDYVQSARAIGMHPLEIAFRQILPNALPPVLALAAIIVAAAILTEAALSFLGLGDPNIVTWGSMIAEGRNVLRSAAFLSIIPGIGLLVIVIGVYLLAEGINRAMATRKEAP, encoded by the coding sequence ATGAGTTTCGCTCTCCGGCTCCTGCGCAGTTTCGAGGGTTTGGCGGGCGTCGTCATTCTGGCGCTGCTTGCGGTGACGGCGCTTGCCGCTCCCCTCCTGTTTCCCGGCGACCCGCTGTCGATCGTCGGCGAGCCGCTCGTTGCGCCCTTCACGGACGCTGCCCTGCCGCTCGGCACCGACCGGCTGGGCCGCAATGTGCTGGCCGGGCTTGCCCACGGCGCACAGGCTTCCCTGCTCGTTGGCATCGGCGCTGCAGCCGCCGCCCTCCTGATTGGCACTGTCATCGGTACCATCGCGGGATTTGCGGGCGGGCTTGTCGATGAAGCCCTGATGCGCCTTACCGACGCCTTCCAGATAGTGCCGAACTTCCTCCTCGCGCTCGCCTTTGTCAGCACCATCGGCCCCTCCATGCCTATCGTCATCCTTGCGATTGCGCTTGGCGCCTGGGCGGATCCGGCACGGCTGATGCGGGCGCAGGTCCTGAGCATCCGCGAGCGCGATTATGTGCAGTCCGCCCGCGCCATCGGCATGCATCCGCTGGAGATCGCGTTTCGACAAATCCTGCCCAATGCCCTCCCGCCGGTTCTGGCGCTCGCCGCCATCATCGTCGCTGCCGCCATCCTCACGGAAGCGGCGCTGTCCTTCCTCGGTCTCGGCGATCCGAATATCGTCACCTGGGGTTCGATGATCGCCGAAGGACGCAACGTCCTGCGCTCGGCGGCGTTTCTCTCCATCATCCCCGGCATCGGCCTTCTGGTTATCGTCATCGGCGTCTATCTTCTCGCGGAAGGCATCAACAGGGCGATGGCGACAAGGAAAGAAGCGCCATGA
- a CDS encoding alanine--glyoxylate aminotransferase family protein codes for MPAPDYALLLDPPAFPADRYAVLADRLAALMGTRNDVLLIQAEAVLALEATAASLARPGLRALNIVTSPYGAWFGGWLERGGATVRNLTASPAKPISLQEVERALDDGTGFNLLAIVHAESASGILNPLPAIAALAKDRGIVTVVDAVASIGGHAFEADRLGIDIAVIGPQKALAGPAGVSAISVSPKAWELLSHGAAPENSMLSLLDQKKLWLDTGRGALPGTPAPLEFFALEAALDRIEVEGLASANQRHKRAAAAARAGIKALGITTWVEETHASALVSTAILPDTVEAGAFLSAASRQQGADISGGVGPGAERLIRLNHTGRRANPDAVKANIAAVSSALKSLGHATDTDSALEAAEKSYSEASKGAL; via the coding sequence ATGCCCGCCCCGGATTATGCATTGCTTCTCGACCCTCCCGCCTTTCCCGCAGACCGTTACGCCGTCCTTGCCGACCGGCTGGCAGCCCTGATGGGCACGCGGAACGACGTGCTTCTGATACAGGCGGAAGCGGTGCTGGCACTCGAGGCCACCGCCGCCAGCCTCGCGCGGCCGGGTCTGAGGGCGCTCAATATCGTCACCAGCCCCTATGGCGCATGGTTCGGCGGCTGGCTGGAACGAGGTGGAGCGACCGTCCGCAATCTCACCGCCAGCCCCGCCAAACCGATCTCTCTTCAGGAGGTCGAGCGGGCGCTGGACGATGGAACCGGCTTTAATCTTCTCGCCATCGTCCATGCGGAATCGGCGAGTGGCATTCTCAATCCCCTGCCCGCCATTGCAGCACTCGCCAAAGACAGGGGTATCGTCACGGTGGTCGATGCCGTCGCTTCCATTGGCGGCCATGCCTTCGAGGCGGACCGGCTGGGCATTGATATCGCAGTCATCGGCCCGCAAAAGGCGCTGGCGGGGCCAGCCGGGGTCTCAGCCATCTCGGTCAGCCCAAAGGCGTGGGAGCTTCTGTCCCATGGCGCAGCGCCGGAAAACTCCATGCTCTCGCTTCTCGACCAGAAGAAACTCTGGCTAGACACCGGCCGCGGCGCGCTTCCCGGAACGCCGGCCCCACTGGAATTCTTCGCCCTTGAGGCGGCGCTGGACAGGATCGAAGTGGAAGGTCTCGCATCCGCCAATCAACGCCATAAGCGGGCGGCAGCCGCCGCGCGCGCCGGCATCAAGGCACTTGGCATAACGACATGGGTGGAAGAGACACATGCTTCCGCGCTGGTTTCCACCGCAATATTGCCGGATACCGTCGAGGCCGGGGCGTTTCTCTCGGCCGCCTCCAGACAACAGGGCGCCGATATTTCCGGCGGAGTCGGCCCCGGGGCGGAAAGGCTGATAAGGCTCAACCATACCGGCAGGCGCGCCAATCCGGATGCGGTAAAAGCCAATATCGCCGCCGTTTCCAGCGCGCTGAAAAGCCTCGGCCATGCAACAGACACCGATTCCGCACTGGAAGCGGCCGAAAAAAGCTATTCTGAAGCCTCCAAGGGTGCTCTGTAA